A window of Chelmon rostratus isolate fCheRos1 chromosome 18, fCheRos1.pri, whole genome shotgun sequence genomic DNA:
AACTAGCTGGCAGCCTTCCTTAATAATACATTAGGTACTTAAATACCTACTTCAGAGTCGCTCATAAGACAGACACAGGTCAATATAGTGGTTGATaaagataaaactgaattgaagcACGGTGCATATTACATAGAAAAGGGTTTGAGTTATTCATCTTCATTCTTCAACAAGCCTGTAGTTGATGAGGCATAGTAATGCAAATCTAGAAGGAGTTTTGAGTTGTGACCAACCCATCTGCAGACATACTCAAACcaatgtttacattttgctAGGGTTCCCCGTTAAAATAGCCTCTAAGATGAACGTTTTGTAGACTGTTGACTTCAACGATACTGTACAAGGTTTGACatgtatatatttgttttgttgtttgtctctcaAGCCGTCTTCCTTGCCCAAaacgaaaaaaaacaaacaatgtggTCAGTCTTGACACAAAGTATTCTGTGAAAGAAACAACTGCCATGGTATGTGGCAAACTTTTTCCTAGTGTTTTTCTTGCTTAcctcaaacaaaataaaacattaaaaaatctcaaaatttcATGCCtgtatttttgaatgtttttctttcttgtgctGCGTGTTTGATCCAGTTTCAGTTCTAGAGTTGATTTCACTgtggaaataaatgaacatttacatATCGAGTTCTTGAGATACTTGATTTATTTCCTTTAAGGGCAGGTCAGGGCCAGCTACTGAAGTTTACTCCAGGATTTAGGACATAGTCAGCAGGATGGTTGAAGCTGGATCTTCTAGGACCTTGTagaaaatatatagaaataacATTTACTCACCTAATTTCCAATTTGAGAGAGGCTGGGTTTCATGAAAGCTGCTTATATTTCTGACATGGTCTTGTGCTGCTGTGTAGACCTCCAGGTAAAAACAAATTGTACCTGGAGGAAAACATTTAAACTAACGAAACACTAGCACCCTTTTCCCAACAATGAAGgaaattcaagaaaaaaatcagtaacTGAAGTGCTGTACGGAACAATGGAGGGATGCTGAATGGCTATTCTGGTTTCCATTTTTTCCCAACtgttttccaaacatttctcCTCACATTTTGTACGAGAGTTTTGATTTATATTATGGAATGTAAGTATATTTATGCATATTAAATACAAAGCCATTACTGGTAATTTATAGGATTTTTATTTCTCAAATCGCCCTCCAGATAGCGTCCCGACCCAGAATGCATTTTGACAAGGTCTTTGAAAAAGCGGCGCGGCTAATTCAAGATGGCGGAGATGGACCAGCTGTTAGACGAGAGTGAGTAACAACACATATTCAAGGAGTTTTGTATTGTAACCACGCAGCGGTCCCgtagtaataaaataaatatttggtGTTAAATTGCTATCGTTGTCCATGTAATGAATATCGTACGTTTTGGGCAGCGTTCATAAAGTCATTTATAGAAGCAAAGAGATACCGGTCTCTCCAAGTCAGCTAACGCTTGTTAGCAGGAGAGGCTAACCATAGCTAATGTTGGAGTTGAGCAAGTTACTTTAGCCTAACTGGGTAAACAAataacgttagcttagctaTGAGCTAACGTCTGTTAGCCTTAGTTCGTAGGCAGCAATAACAAAAGGACTGCCGTAACGTCTCTATCGCCAAAGTACATACGCTAGCTTCTAGCTATCTGCTTTGCTGGGCATAGTTGTTTTAGTCTTCCGTGACACCTTCCTTCTATTTAACGTTCGTTAGCGCTGGTTAACGTTACATGGTCACGCGTTGTATATAATTTTGACAAGCTGGTGAAGGGAAACTAGCGAAGTTATTTGGCTATTAACTGCTGAAGTGGTCATTTTGGGTCGATGTGAGCGTAGTTAATGTAACTAAATGTTATCTCCGGCTTTTAACACAGTGTAACGTTAGCTCGTTTAGCTCATTTCGTTGATATGATCTGTCCAGCTGATGTTATGCCCGTGGTTGACAGCTCAAATTGGGGGTTAGGGCCTAACTGACTGCGCTAGCTATATCTATCTTCATTTAACCTGTCTGGCTGCTTTGAGAGTTTAAAGGACAGCTTCGTGGATGACAGTTATGTGCAGACGACTTCTTTGATAGATGTAATAATTATATCATATTAACCGAAAATTACAGAGCATGGCCTAATTACCTTTTTAATCACAGCGACATGTTTTGCTAAATATTTactgcattttattgttgtctACTATATGTTTTCTAACGCCATTATTGTGTGACTTTAAATTGATGTATCTCAATTTGTCCTCCTCAGGCTCTTCAGCAGAGGCACTTGTCAGTCTTAAAGGTATGTGGGCAGTATTTTTAGCTGTCATCTTTGTGTACATTTGTTCTTGGCACTGTGTGTAAGTAAACTGGCAACTACTGGAAACaggagtcaaattccttgtatgcCTAAGCATAATTGGCCAATGCAGATAATTCTGGTGTGATTTGATCTTGTCTGCATGTAGCAGACTAATGCCATAAATTTCCTGATTaaaagtggtaaaaaaaaaacaaaaaaaaaaccatcttAAATCCTTCATTGGATTAGATGTCTGTGTGACATAATGTCAAGCTTACATTGACAACCTACAGTGCCCTACATTTGCGACTGATGCAGTCTGGGGCACAGTGGAACTAATTGTCCTATAATTGCTTTCACGGCTGTTTTGTCCCCATATAAGATAAacgttttgtgtttttagacttttcatttcatatctaTTCCAGTCTCGTTTGGAAGTGGAAAATTAATTAACAACCTGTGGGATTTAAGAATAGCTTTCAGCCTGATATATGATAAAGGGTAGGACTCACTGGGGTCTTGTATTGGGTGTTTTTACACTATTTTGAATATAtgcatcttgttttgttttaacagaaGGGAGTTTGTCCAACACTCTGAATGAAAAGAACAGCTTCCCAAGAGCTCACAACACCAGGGGAAGACATTCCTCCCTCACAATGGACACTGTAAGAGACACGGTGTTAGTTTGTGAGTCTTAAAAACCGTGAAGAGGTAGCAATAGAGGAGCTTCTGTTATACACTTTATAATGAATGCTAAGCTAAAAAACATTGAATGAAAAATTAGTTAATATGATGCAGTGAagtacaacacaaacacagacctctCACAAGTTAGCATAGGGTGGAGTCTGCACAATTCAGACATTGTGAAAAGTAAAATTGCAGGAAAACATGACTAACTTCACATAACAATATTTGCAGggaaaatgtgttgaattgcattgtactgtatattagTTAGAAATTCTATCCATCCTCATGCCTGATTACAGCATGGAGAAAAAtacatgtgaaatatttttaagCTGCGACCCTCATATATACATGTTTCATCTCCTTTTGGCTCAGAAACCTCCACTGGTTTGAAACTATGTTAAGAATCGACTTGTTATTTTCTAGTATAGGATTAGAAACTGCACATTAGTGACATAGTCTGAAtttatgcattttgtttgtAGTAGGactaatttaaaataaataagtagATGACATTGTTACTCAGTAATTAAGGGATCCTTGTTTGATATGAAAGTGTTGCTGATGTTGATTATATGGTCACTGTCCATTGATAATCTTATCAGCTGCAGTTAATTGTTTTCTGTGCAACTGTCTTTTCCAGCTGATAAGCTTAATCTATTGCTTCATTACTCTTTTTCACACCAGCGTGATGTGGAAATGCAGATTTGGGAGGAATATGCATTTCACATGCAGCTGGTCTATACATGGTCTGGTGAAAACCTAtaattgtatttcattttgcacTGAAATAAGGTGGTAGTCAGTCTTTTTGAATGTTAGTGGCATTGTTCAGGACCCTTCTGGAAACCTGGATATTTTCGTCTCACCAGAAACTTGTGTCATAATGGCATGTTACCAATCTAGGGGGTTAAATGCAAAGCTGAGAGctccctaaaaaaaaaaaaaacaaacaaaaaaaaaaaacatgcacatgtttgCCAGAATACATACTGAATATGCTTGATACATGTTGTCTGAAGCAGGTGTAGCTGAAGGGTTGCTTtcattaccccccccccccacacacacacacacacacactggacattAAATTGATTTGCAAGAATAATGCGCACAAGTATTTGCACCCGGCGCATTATTAGCACTATTCATAAACGCCAGCCCACATTTGTCCTTCCAGCCCACGCGGAGCTCAAAGAGGAGCCGTTTGTTTCGGGAGGAGGATGAACAGCCCCAGCAGCGTCTCCCTTCCAGATCCCCTCGGAGGAGCCAAAGGGTCACCACCACACCGCAGGTGACCACTACACACCATGAAAGTGATTAATAGTGACTAGACATCGCCTTGTGATTATACCTGAGCTATGTGAGAGCCGGGGTGCTCTACAGGAAGTATTCAACAGCGGAAATTTGACTAATTTAAAAGTTTGACTGCAGGATCATGAGTGTTTATTCACATTGCTCTCACATAAAtgcaagtgtgcatgtgtttgttcacCCAAAACACAATACCTGTACATTAGCTGTAAGCTAGTAAGCATCAATAGGCaccgtgtgtgtctctgtgtctgtttgtgtggtcgtttgtttgtgtttagttCAGCCTCTGACTTAACTCAGCTCTTACCAGAGATACcagttctttctgttttcctctaGCTCCTCttactttcctctctctctctatacaTTCATTAAGTAATGTACTTTTTCTCTCCAGTCAACAAGGACAGAGAGTCTAATTAAAGATACCCCACAGTGCAGGTCAGAACCTTGCCgcctcacagctgcagacaggcTGGGAAGCAAGAGTGAAGATAAATCAACTTTTTAGTCCCAAAAGTTTAAAGGATAAACTCTGAGCTCTCCTGTCAGCGAACAGCAGCTCTCTTGCTTGGCATAAGTAAGCACAAAATGGTATTGTCTAGTTATTTTATCTTACACGAGGAAAAGACATTTACTGTTCATAGAAGATGAACTGGAGCCAACATGTAGTTATCTCTTAATCTGCGTTTTTACTCAAGTCTTCCTGTGTTTTAATGTGCGTTTAATGTGAAGCCACAGGTTTTgagagtgttttgtttgtctttgcataACTAGTTTTTTAAAAGAGCACAGAGTGTCccatcttatttgtttaatgaaAGTAACAGGCTGTGGTATGGAATAAAACTCGAGTGCCTACCTCAGCCTCTCCTTTGTTataatgattttaatgatgGGAACAGGAAGTTACTGATGCGTCTGTGAGTGAGTCATTTGTGGTAAATCTTTGCAGCTGTTGTGCGTGgtggaagaaaaatgagaatTGCTAAAGGCctttctttaatttattttatgtatacatacatacatatatgtaccTGTATGTGGAATGAcagttgttttaatgtttttctttacagaaaTTTTCTAATGTGGTGACACCAGATAAGAAGGCATCCCAGAAAATAGGGCTGAGATTAAGAAACCTCCTCAAGCTACCCAAAGCTCACAAGTGGTGCATCTATGAATGGTTCTATTCCAATATTGACAGGTAAAGTGTCACTGTCACATTTAGTAGACAACAATTATGAATTGATGTAAATTCTGAGATGCTTTAACAAAGATTAAGATTTTTGTTCATCTGTAATTACACAGAACATGGTTTGAAACATCAGCTGCAAATGGGAGGCAATTTGGATTTTCCCAGTCAAGAATTGGAAATGTTTGTTGGACAAGCTTGTATTATATTATGTTGTGTATTTCTCTCCACcccaaaggtttttttttaacttaattttctttttcaggcCTCTCTTTGAGGGTGACAATGAATTCTGCCTGTGTCTCAAGGAGTCTTTTCCCAACTTGAAAACAAGAAAGTTGACAAGAGTTGAGTGGGGAACAATCAGGAGACTGATGGGAAAGCCTCGACGGTATGCTGCAGTCTTTAAGCTCTGTGCCTCTACTCATAGTTTTCGTTCATGTTTACCTGCATTTTTGTCAGACGTTTTAAAGTATGTGAAagtgttgtctgtctgtatctTTTATAATGGTGTTTCTTCAGACAGGCTTTAAAGGAGCACTATGCTTTGTTGTCCCATCCAGGTGTTCGTCAGCATTCTTTGCAGAGGAGCGGACAGCACTGAGgcagaagaggcagaaaatgcGCCTGCTGCAACAAAGAAAACTGTCTGACGTGTCAAACTGCAAAGATCTTCCAGATGAAATCCCCCTGCCACTTATCATAGGAACCAAAGTCACTGGTAGGTGACTGAAATGACCACACAGCCCTGGTTTTATGTTAGGTTGTTATCATTGCAGTCACATAACCCACAAAGCAACACCATAAATACAGCGACCTTATAGCTTCATGTTGATTAGCTGATAAATAAATTCAAAGCCTCGAAACAAACAATGCAAGTCAGGGTGTCCCACGTGGATCTGTATGATATTACCATTtctgattttgtttcctttttgttccaCAGCTCGACTCCGAGGCGTCCATGATGGGTTGTTCACAGGGCAGATCGACGCAGTGGACACCAGCGCTGCCACATATCGCGTCACCTTTGACCGCAGTGGCCTGGGAACACACACTGTGCCTGACTACGAAGTCCTGGTAAGATTTGTCTGCTGCCTTGCTAAGATAACAGCATGGTCAGTTTTTACCACTTGTACTTCAATTCAAATTAGAAATGCTGTGTCAGAAAAGGAAGTATAAAACAAGAAATTCCTGCCCTAAAAGAATTTCATCAAATTTTATATAATACAcctggtgtttgtgttttccagagCAATGAGCCCAATGAGACTATGCCCATTTCAGCCTTTGCCCAGAAGCATCGGACAACACGCTACATGCAGAACCTCATGACTCCACCTAGAGGGTCGTACCCGTCCGCTACCACTCCTGTCCTCATGGTACTGTGAACCAACATCTAATGCCAgatgtgcatgtgctgcatgATCACAATATGTCCCCTTACCAAACAGTTGTTAATGATATTCGACACTGCTtaattctgctgtgtttgtgagtggGTTTATCTGCTACAGCATCTACTTGACTGGGCAGCCAATAATTcctagtttgttttgttgaacaTATCAAGTACAAGCAggctgtaaatgtgtgcatgcaaaagTATATTTGGAAGTGTTAGTCAGTGGTTTTTAGTACAAGGGCAGTTCATCCAGTGTCATCATAGAAAAAAAGAACTTAACAAAATCTGCGAACGTTAAAATTACTTCTTGTGTTATCTGCTACTCACTTTCTGTCATGACTCAGTTTGAGCTTTATTCTTAAGAAAATAGATTAAAAGAAGTTAAATACTTGACAGCACGTCAATACTTAAATAGTGGGCATCATACTACCCATCAGACTTCAGAATAATTGCAAATCTCCTCTAGATTGCCTCTGAATACAAGTTACTTCACGTCCATTTTTTGCAataacaggacaatgaccctcTTATTAACCAATCACCATGGAGGAACAAACTGCCTGGTGCTGAGGGAGATACTCTGGGAGGATTTCCTGTCAAGTTCCTTGTCCAAGTGGTAAGTACTTCTAGTCAAATACTAAAATCTAACATCCTAAAACTGTATAACACTTTGTGGTAACaaattgtttgctttgtttttttctgtgactaGACAAGGCTGTCCAAGATCCTCATGATCAAAAAAGAACACATCAAGCACTTGAAAGAAAtgaacacagaggcagagaaactgGTACAATCAtcacaatttaaaaatgaaagatgttTCAAACCTATGGAATGTTTTCTGCGATGCACACATCCAGCCTAACTAAAACTATGGTTGTGCTTTTGTGTTCAGAAGTCGTACTCGATGCCTATTGACCTTGACTTCCAGAAGCGATATGCTACCACAGTGCTTGAGCTTGAACAGCTCAATAAGGATCTCAACAAGGTGCTTCATGAAGTTCAGCAGTTCTGCTGTGAGGTAAGTCAATAGATACACCACAGTCCCATAAATATTTACTGCTGCTGAAGCATAGTACAGGAAAAGTACCTGAGATATTTCATACCCTCCTCTGATATTTCTAGCCTCTCACATCCTCCTCAGTcctgaatctgaaaaaaaaacaaaaaaacgaacCAACAGAgccttgtttaaaatgtgaatcacCCATGTGTCCGTCCAGCTTGCTCCAGATCAGGGAATGGTTCCAGCTGACCATCCCACGGAGCTGCGGCGGCGTTGTGAAGATGAGGCCCAGCAGATGGTGCAGCTGAGCAACGCGACGAAGGACGGACAGCAGAGTGTGACAAACCCCAGCTTCACACATCTCATCTCCCGCCTCACGGCTCTGCTGCTACAGATCAAGGTAGAggataaacaaacactgagctgctgcctctgctaaTTCCAGCTCACAGATGTCCTAACATACATGATGTCAGGAGGACAGTGGATGCACGCAGTGTGTTAGTCTCTCCTGTTTTTGATGGGTTCATATTGCAGCATATTTTTTTATGGCAGAGAGCTCGGCAATTTGGCAGCAACATCAATGCGCTAATAAGTTTGAAGAACACTGAAGAATATTTAAATGATGGACTAATACTTCCATAACCTCATCCAATAATCTTTGAATTTTTGCCTGATTTGTTACAGTGTCTCGCAGATGGAGGAGACCTGAATTCATTTGAGTTTAAGTCTCTAACAGACTCCCTTAATGACATCAAGGCATCTATCGATCCCTCCAACCTCAGGTAAAGAGACCCTGCAGTGTTTCTAACTTCTTTTGCTTAGCCACGATACACTCAGTGTCACTACCAGTCGCCTTTCAGTCACCCTCGTGGTTCTGTACATTTCTTAAACCCTTGTCTTCTCTGCATTTCCAGCTGCTTCCAGAATAATGTCGAGATTCACGTGGCACACATCCAGAGTGGCCTTAGTCAGCTGGGCAACCTGCATGCATTTGCTGCCAACAACACCAATGCAGTCTGAGTACCTGCATCATCCACACCACACGcaggtgcatgcacacacaggtgcgGGCCATTTTAATATCGTCCTTTGAGATGGTGCTTTCGCCTGAACTGTTAAAAGACTGCAAACAAAAAGCTCCCGTGGATGTTGTGGACCACCGCCATGCAGTCTGAATTCAGATGCACAGAATTTTTGTGCTGACGGGAGGGAGGATGTCATAGGTATTTTACCCACCCATTTTATTGTATGAGAATGTTGTTGCACCCAACTGAACACAAACCTGAAAGAATCTTAAATCTTTTGCCACAAATCCACATCTCTAAACTCTCAATGGTTATTTATTGGTTTCATGTGCCAAACATCATTCTTACAGTTTTTAtagtccatatttatttatttttgagtAGGTGAGTATGGTTATGAAACAATATTTTGCTATCTCTGAAGTTTCCTCCTGTAAGTGTTGTGTTCTGTTGCTCCACTGATGGTAAGCACAGGGAGGCTAAAGAATGTTTTATAAAATTGTTTATTGTAGATAATTGTACAATATCTCTGATTATTAGGTCTATTGTCGACATTTCTGCTGTGTATTCAGAAATGGCTTTTATAATTTTGTGTGCACTGAAAAGAGATTTTGGTATTTTTATAAAGGAGAACTCTGGGGTTTTGATGCCTTTTACTCCCTAAGATGATCTGAGCATTTCCATATTTGGCATGGCTGTTGCTGCAACCCCCACACTAAGCCTGCATCTCTGATGTAACCTCTAAAAATTCGAGTCAACTGTTTTTTCCTAGAGAATCtcctttttcagttttgtaaagTTGTATATGAGAGTGCCTCAGGGCAATTGTATataaatgtttctgtctttttatattAAACATCATATTGCAAAGCAGTATTCTAAATTCGTAGTCTTTATTAACATGttgagttttcattttcacaatcacaaagttttattactattttataataaat
This region includes:
- the lin9 gene encoding protein lin-9 homolog; translated protein: MAEMDQLLDESSSAEALVSLKEGSLSNTLNEKNSFPRAHNTRGRHSSLTMDTPTRSSKRSRLFREEDEQPQQRLPSRSPRRSQRVTTTPQKFSNVVTPDKKASQKIGLRLRNLLKLPKAHKWCIYEWFYSNIDRPLFEGDNEFCLCLKESFPNLKTRKLTRVEWGTIRRLMGKPRRCSSAFFAEERTALRQKRQKMRLLQQRKLSDVSNCKDLPDEIPLPLIIGTKVTARLRGVHDGLFTGQIDAVDTSAATYRVTFDRSGLGTHTVPDYEVLSNEPNETMPISAFAQKHRTTRYMQNLMTPPRGSYPSATTPVLMDNDPLINQSPWRNKLPGAEGDTLGGFPVKFLVQVTRLSKILMIKKEHIKHLKEMNTEAEKLKSYSMPIDLDFQKRYATTVLELEQLNKDLNKVLHEVQQFCCELAPDQGMVPADHPTELRRRCEDEAQQMVQLSNATKDGQQSVTNPSFTHLISRLTALLLQIKCLADGGDLNSFEFKSLTDSLNDIKASIDPSNLSCFQNNVEIHVAHIQSGLSQLGNLHAFAANNTNAV